Proteins encoded in a region of the Scrofimicrobium sp. R131 genome:
- a CDS encoding response regulator transcription factor, which produces MANRDALPAPEARLLVVDDEPNIRDLLASSLRFAGFEVREAADGAGAYHEAQEFHPDLIVLDVMLPDMDGFTVTRRIRDAGMRIPVLFLTARDDMRDKVQGLTVGGDDYVTKPFGLEEVVARIRAILRRTKTGPDDDSILRVADVEMNEDAHEVRRAGIPVDLSPTEFKLLRYLLLNAGRVVSKMQILDHVWEYDWDGDAAIVESYISYLRRKLAVSEDLPELIQTRRGVGYLIRESE; this is translated from the coding sequence ATGGCTAATCGAGACGCTCTCCCGGCGCCAGAAGCGCGCCTGCTAGTGGTTGATGACGAACCCAACATTCGGGACCTGCTGGCCTCGTCCCTGCGGTTTGCCGGATTCGAAGTGCGCGAAGCTGCCGACGGGGCCGGTGCCTACCACGAAGCCCAAGAATTTCACCCCGACCTGATCGTGCTGGACGTGATGCTGCCCGACATGGACGGATTCACCGTCACCCGGCGGATCCGGGATGCGGGAATGCGGATTCCGGTACTGTTCCTCACCGCCCGTGACGACATGCGCGACAAAGTCCAGGGCCTGACCGTGGGTGGGGACGACTACGTGACCAAGCCCTTCGGGCTGGAAGAGGTGGTGGCCCGGATCCGGGCGATCCTGCGCCGGACGAAGACCGGGCCGGACGACGACTCGATCCTGCGGGTGGCCGACGTCGAGATGAATGAGGACGCCCACGAGGTCCGCCGAGCCGGGATTCCCGTCGACCTGTCGCCAACCGAGTTCAAACTGCTGCGCTACCTGCTGCTGAACGCGGGCCGGGTGGTGTCGAAAATGCAGATCCTGGACCACGTCTGGGAGTACGACTGGGATGGGGACGCCGCCATCGTCGAGTCCTACATTTCTTACCTGCGGCGGAAATTGGCCGTGAGCGAGGATCTGCCCGAGCTGATCCAGACTCGCCGCGGCGTGGGATACCTGATTCGCGAATCGGAATAA
- a CDS encoding uracil-DNA glycosylase codes for MQAGPRPLTDIVDPGWARALAPVADTIAELGQMLRAELRDGQKYLPAGTDVLRAFTYPFDEVKVLLVGQDPYPTPGHAMGLSFSVAPGVEIPASLRNIYRELSDDVGPIAPTGGDLTGWARQGVCLLNRVLTVRPGQPGSHRGRGWEAVTQRAIEALVERDRPLVAILWGKDAQSLLPLLGSTPAITSVHPSPLSAYRGFFGSKPFSRANELLAQQGADPIDWTDLPVS; via the coding sequence ATGCAAGCTGGCCCCCGTCCCCTGACCGACATCGTGGATCCCGGCTGGGCCCGGGCGCTGGCCCCCGTGGCGGATACCATTGCCGAACTGGGACAGATGCTCAGAGCTGAGCTTCGGGACGGGCAAAAGTACCTGCCGGCTGGCACCGACGTGCTTCGCGCCTTCACCTACCCCTTTGACGAGGTGAAGGTCCTGCTGGTGGGGCAGGACCCCTATCCAACCCCCGGCCACGCCATGGGCCTGTCGTTTTCGGTTGCCCCGGGGGTGGAGATCCCCGCTTCGCTGCGCAACATTTACCGGGAGCTGTCCGACGACGTCGGTCCAATCGCTCCCACCGGCGGTGACCTGACCGGTTGGGCTCGCCAGGGCGTGTGCCTGCTGAACCGGGTCCTGACCGTCCGTCCGGGCCAACCCGGTTCCCACCGCGGCCGCGGTTGGGAGGCGGTGACTCAACGAGCGATAGAAGCCCTGGTTGAACGCGACCGCCCCCTGGTCGCAATCCTGTGGGGGAAGGACGCCCAGTCGCTGCTGCCCCTCCTGGGCTCCACTCCGGCCATCACATCGGTGCACCCGTCACCGCTGTCGGCCTACCGAGGCTTTTTCGGCTCCAAGCCGTTCTCCCGCGCCAATGAGCTGCTGGCACAGCAGGGGGCCGATCCGATCGACTGGACCGACCTACCGGTCAGCTGA
- a CDS encoding Rossmann-like and DUF2520 domain-containing protein: MAELRVGIIGAGRVGPAIASALRGNGYQISGIYARSSAGQDRVEVMLPGVRLLSPIQVVDSSDLVFLAVPDREIEVVAAELRDHWRPRQLVAHLSGATDLSVLAPAEAAGSLTMSLHPAMTFTGTSLDVHRLQGCPIAVTGDPLVRPVGWAIAQDLGGVPFELPAQNKVHYHAALTHGANHLVTVVVQAQRLLAEAGVPPEALAPLARAALEGALAGGMANLTGPVARGDEQTVENHLAELAGNSVADSYRFLSDQTRTELMRFREADDE, encoded by the coding sequence GTGGCAGAACTGCGAGTAGGGATCATCGGGGCCGGTCGGGTGGGGCCCGCCATTGCCAGCGCCCTCCGGGGAAACGGCTACCAAATTAGCGGGATTTACGCCCGTTCCAGCGCGGGCCAGGACCGGGTCGAGGTGATGCTCCCCGGGGTCAGGCTGCTGTCGCCAATCCAGGTGGTGGACTCCTCCGACCTGGTGTTCCTGGCGGTGCCGGACCGCGAAATCGAGGTGGTGGCCGCGGAGCTGCGCGACCACTGGCGCCCCCGGCAACTGGTGGCGCACCTGTCCGGAGCCACCGACCTGAGTGTGCTGGCCCCGGCGGAGGCGGCCGGCTCGCTCACGATGAGCCTGCACCCGGCGATGACTTTCACCGGTACCTCCCTGGATGTCCACCGGTTGCAGGGGTGCCCAATTGCCGTCACCGGGGACCCGCTGGTGCGACCGGTCGGGTGGGCTATCGCCCAGGACCTGGGGGGCGTCCCCTTCGAGCTGCCCGCCCAAAACAAGGTGCACTATCACGCGGCCCTGACCCACGGCGCCAACCACCTCGTCACCGTGGTGGTCCAGGCCCAGCGGCTGCTGGCCGAGGCGGGGGTGCCGCCCGAGGCGCTGGCCCCGCTGGCCCGGGCCGCCCTCGAGGGGGCGCTCGCCGGGGGGATGGCCAACCTGACCGGGCCGGTCGCGCGCGGGGACGAGCAGACGGTGGAGAACCATTTGGCGGAACTGGCGGGGAACTCGGTGGCCGACTCGTACCGGTTCCTCAGCGACCAGACCCGCACCGAACTGATGAGATTCCGGGAGGCAGACGATGAGTGA
- the groL gene encoding chaperonin GroEL (60 kDa chaperone family; promotes refolding of misfolded polypeptides especially under stressful conditions; forms two stacked rings of heptamers to form a barrel-shaped 14mer; ends can be capped by GroES; misfolded proteins enter the barrel where they are refolded when GroES binds), which produces MSKFISYDEEARRGMENGLNKLADTVKVTLGPRGRNVVLDKKWGAPTITKDGVSVAKEIDLEDPLERIGAELVKEVAKRTDDVAGDGTTTATVLAQALVHEGLRNVAAGSNPIELKRGIDKAVDAIVAQLHKIAQPIETSDQIASTASISANDPEIGKLIAQAFETVGPEGVITVEETNSFDTTLETTEGMRFDKGYLSAYFVTDAERQEAVLEDAYVLLVESKISSMKDLLPVLEKVMQTGKPLLIIAEDIEGEALATLVVNKIRGIFKSVAVKAPGFGDRRKAMLQDMAILTGGQVISETVGLTLEGADLDTLGTARKVVVTKDETTIVDGGGEKEALDARVKQIRAEIEATDSDYDREKLQERLAKLSGGVAIIKSGAATEVELKERKHRIEDAVRNARAASEEGIVAGGGVALIEAAKGVLGDLDVAGDEKIGVAIVRQAVESPIKQIAENAGIDGGVVVDRVSRMESGHGLNAATGEYGDLLTEGIADPVKVTRSALQNAASIAGMFLTTEAVVGDKPEPPAPAAAGGMDDMGGMY; this is translated from the coding sequence ATGAGCAAGTTTATTTCGTACGACGAGGAAGCCCGTCGGGGGATGGAAAACGGCCTGAACAAGCTGGCCGACACCGTCAAGGTCACGCTTGGCCCCCGCGGTCGCAACGTGGTGCTGGACAAGAAGTGGGGCGCCCCCACGATCACCAAGGACGGCGTTTCCGTCGCCAAGGAAATCGACCTGGAAGATCCGCTGGAGCGGATCGGCGCCGAACTGGTCAAGGAAGTTGCCAAGCGCACCGATGATGTCGCCGGTGACGGCACCACCACCGCCACCGTGCTGGCCCAGGCCCTGGTCCACGAAGGATTGCGCAACGTGGCTGCCGGCTCGAACCCGATCGAACTGAAGCGCGGCATCGACAAGGCCGTGGACGCCATTGTCGCCCAGCTGCACAAGATTGCTCAGCCGATCGAGACCTCCGACCAGATCGCCTCCACCGCCTCCATCTCGGCCAACGACCCGGAGATCGGCAAGCTGATCGCCCAGGCGTTTGAGACCGTCGGCCCCGAGGGCGTCATTACCGTGGAAGAGACCAACTCTTTCGACACCACCCTGGAAACCACCGAGGGTATGCGCTTCGACAAGGGCTACCTGTCCGCCTACTTCGTCACCGACGCTGAGCGCCAGGAAGCCGTGCTGGAGGACGCCTACGTCCTGCTGGTCGAATCGAAGATTTCCTCCATGAAGGATCTGCTCCCGGTGCTGGAGAAGGTCATGCAGACCGGCAAGCCGCTGCTGATCATCGCCGAGGACATCGAGGGCGAAGCCCTGGCCACCCTGGTGGTCAACAAGATCCGCGGCATCTTCAAGTCGGTCGCCGTCAAGGCTCCGGGCTTTGGCGATCGCCGCAAGGCCATGCTGCAGGATATGGCCATCCTGACCGGCGGCCAGGTTATCTCCGAGACCGTGGGCCTGACCCTGGAGGGCGCCGACCTCGACACCCTGGGCACCGCCCGCAAGGTCGTTGTCACCAAGGATGAGACCACCATCGTCGATGGCGGCGGCGAGAAGGAAGCGCTGGACGCCCGCGTCAAGCAGATCCGCGCCGAAATCGAAGCGACCGACTCCGACTACGACCGCGAGAAGCTGCAGGAGCGCTTGGCTAAGCTCTCCGGTGGCGTCGCCATCATCAAGTCCGGGGCCGCCACCGAGGTGGAGCTGAAGGAACGCAAGCACCGGATTGAGGACGCGGTTCGCAACGCGCGGGCAGCCTCCGAAGAGGGCATCGTCGCCGGTGGCGGCGTGGCCCTGATCGAGGCGGCCAAGGGTGTCCTGGGCGACCTGGACGTGGCCGGTGACGAGAAGATCGGCGTGGCCATTGTGCGCCAGGCCGTCGAGTCCCCGATCAAGCAGATTGCCGAGAACGCTGGCATCGACGGTGGCGTGGTCGTGGACCGCGTCTCCCGGATGGAGTCGGGCCACGGCCTGAATGCCGCCACCGGTGAGTACGGCGACCTGCTGACCGAAGGCATCGCCGACCCGGTCAAGGTGACCCGCTCCGCCCTGCAGAACGCGGCCTCCATTGCCGGCATGTTCCTCACCACCGAAGCTGTGGTTGGGGACAAGCCCGAACCGCCGGCCCCGGCCGCTGCGGGTGGCATGGACGACATGGGCGGCATGTACTAA
- a CDS encoding WXG100 family type VII secretion target — MMAIYQVDSGQVASAAATASQSSATIQSEVAQMMSLLRGLEASWGGAAALTFQGLIEQWQLTQLQVEESLRAISTQLAQAATTYAEAEDAAAALFHG; from the coding sequence ATGATGGCAATTTATCAGGTGGATTCGGGGCAGGTGGCCAGCGCCGCCGCCACCGCCAGTCAGTCTTCAGCGACCATCCAGTCCGAGGTGGCCCAGATGATGAGCCTGCTGCGCGGGTTGGAAGCCAGCTGGGGCGGGGCGGCCGCCCTAACTTTCCAGGGGCTAATTGAACAGTGGCAGCTGACCCAGCTGCAGGTGGAAGAGTCGCTGCGGGCCATCAGCACCCAGTTGGCCCAGGCGGCCACCACCTACGCGGAGGCGGAGGATGCGGCGGCGGCACTGTTCCACGGATAG
- a CDS encoding LytR C-terminal domain-containing protein, with product MSSTYPADEFEHPGEDLPVGAHRQPPSRWRPVIPFLVILVVVPLLAWGVSYLLQRRDAGDDAAQSAPPAVTQQSGQSDARPTPSPTPTPTQPSAAPTAPDETKPEEEENPELGIDYALTIEVLNATDISGYAGQIAADLEAAGFTSVIADNTSGWITEVNTVFFTSAEQEATAHQVASIAGIDSVVLDPDATGGEGIVVLLVE from the coding sequence GTGAGCTCGACATATCCTGCAGACGAATTCGAACATCCCGGCGAAGATTTGCCGGTGGGTGCGCATCGGCAGCCGCCGTCGCGCTGGCGGCCCGTGATCCCGTTCCTGGTGATCCTGGTGGTCGTGCCACTGCTGGCGTGGGGCGTCAGCTACCTGCTGCAGCGCCGGGACGCGGGCGACGATGCGGCTCAGTCCGCTCCGCCGGCCGTCACCCAGCAGTCCGGCCAGTCGGACGCTCGGCCGACTCCGTCCCCGACGCCGACGCCGACGCAACCGTCGGCCGCTCCGACCGCTCCGGACGAAACGAAGCCGGAAGAGGAAGAGAACCCGGAACTGGGGATTGACTACGCCCTGACCATTGAGGTTCTGAACGCGACGGACATTTCCGGCTACGCGGGACAAATTGCTGCCGACCTCGAAGCTGCCGGCTTCACCTCGGTGATCGCGGACAACACCTCCGGATGGATAACCGAAGTAAACACTGTCTTCTTTACTTCGGCGGAGCAGGAAGCCACGGCCCATCAGGTGGCGTCGATTGCCGGGATTGACTCGGTGGTGCTGGATCCCGACGCGACCGGAGGGGAAGGCATCGTCGTCCTGCTGGTTGAGTAG
- a CDS encoding HAMP domain-containing sensor histidine kinase, with product MGLLERMRRSWTQTPLAGRMVLLIIVIVTTALAVVGTIMIGILQRHLIRQVDEQLVASASQLANTVSNASFTGTPTEIPTNFYIRREVIGQQPKVILTEETRLRAGTPVVGELLDIGQVALTETGITLPITVSSDIPGANWRAVAVPMEVTATSQPAGVVTVALPLIDVSDTILNTTLSFFLAGLGIVVLGGIAGYYLVIQSLRPLREIETVAGKIAAGDYSQRIIPLAPATEVGSLSLSLNQMLAQIESSFAARDDSEQKVRRFVSDASHELRTPLAAIRGYGELYRMGAVPPERVPEVFGRIESESTRMGALVEDLLILARIDEKRPLSMTQIDLVRLAREARSDLEALNQSRTIKLVGLSQRKPPPSLLVSGDRDQLTQVMVNLVGNIDRYTPANSPVEIAVGQQDEMGVIEFRDHGPGIRPEERSRVFERFYRTDTSRARSLGGSGLGLSIVGGIIEAHHGRVELADSKGGGLTVRVFLPLSGA from the coding sequence ATGGGGCTGTTGGAGCGGATGCGCCGCAGTTGGACCCAAACGCCCCTGGCCGGGCGAATGGTGCTCCTGATCATCGTCATCGTCACCACCGCTTTGGCCGTGGTCGGAACCATCATGATCGGCATCTTGCAGCGGCACCTGATTCGCCAGGTGGACGAGCAGTTGGTGGCCTCGGCCTCGCAGCTGGCCAACACCGTGTCAAACGCTTCCTTCACCGGCACCCCCACCGAGATTCCAACCAACTTTTACATTCGGCGCGAGGTGATTGGGCAGCAACCCAAGGTGATCCTCACGGAGGAGACCCGCCTGCGGGCCGGCACCCCGGTGGTCGGGGAACTGCTGGACATCGGGCAGGTGGCCCTAACCGAAACCGGGATTACCCTGCCGATCACGGTCAGCTCGGACATCCCCGGCGCCAACTGGCGGGCCGTGGCCGTTCCGATGGAGGTGACCGCCACCAGCCAGCCCGCCGGGGTCGTGACCGTCGCCCTCCCCCTGATCGACGTCTCCGACACGATCTTGAACACCACTCTGTCGTTCTTCCTGGCCGGCCTCGGCATTGTGGTGCTGGGAGGCATTGCCGGCTACTACCTGGTGATTCAGTCCCTGCGACCCCTGCGCGAAATCGAAACGGTGGCCGGGAAAATCGCGGCCGGCGACTACTCCCAGCGGATCATTCCTCTGGCTCCCGCCACCGAGGTCGGCTCGCTGTCCCTGTCGCTGAACCAGATGCTGGCCCAGATTGAGAGTTCGTTTGCCGCCCGCGACGACTCGGAACAAAAAGTACGCCGGTTTGTCTCCGACGCCTCGCACGAACTGCGGACCCCGCTGGCGGCCATTCGCGGCTACGGGGAGCTGTACCGGATGGGGGCGGTCCCCCCGGAGCGGGTCCCCGAGGTCTTCGGGCGGATCGAGTCGGAGTCGACTCGGATGGGAGCCCTGGTGGAGGACCTGCTGATCCTGGCACGGATCGACGAGAAGCGTCCCCTGTCGATGACCCAGATTGACCTGGTCCGCCTCGCGCGCGAAGCCCGATCCGACCTGGAGGCACTGAACCAGTCCCGCACCATCAAGCTGGTGGGTCTGAGCCAGCGGAAACCGCCCCCGTCCCTGCTGGTCAGCGGGGATCGCGACCAACTAACCCAGGTGATGGTGAACCTAGTCGGGAACATTGACCGGTACACGCCCGCCAACTCCCCGGTCGAGATTGCGGTTGGGCAACAGGACGAGATGGGCGTAATCGAGTTTCGCGATCACGGCCCCGGAATCCGCCCGGAGGAGCGAAGTCGAGTCTTCGAGCGCTTCTACCGGACCGATACCTCCCGCGCCCGGTCACTGGGCGGTTCCGGGCTGGGGCTGTCCATTGTGGGGGGAATCATTGAGGCTCACCACGGTCGGGTGGAACTGGCCGACAGCAAGGGCGGCGGCCTGACCGTGCGCGTCTTCCTTCCCCTGTCCGGCGCGTGA